A section of the Candidatus Deferrimicrobiaceae bacterium genome encodes:
- a CDS encoding aspartate 1-decarboxylase, translating into STYVIEGERDSGVICLNGAAARQVSKGDRIIIANYATYDEKELANFRPTLVYVDAQNRITSVKRKVA; encoded by the coding sequence CTCCACCTACGTCATCGAGGGGGAGCGCGATTCGGGGGTGATCTGCCTGAACGGCGCCGCCGCGCGCCAGGTGAGCAAGGGGGACCGGATCATCATCGCCAATTACGCGACGTACGACGAGAAGGAACTGGCGAACTTCCGGCCGACGCTTGTCTACGTCGACGCGCAGAACCGGATCACCTCGGTGAAGAGGAAGGTGGCCTAA